The stretch of DNA CCAGGTTGTTTTCGCTTACGATCAAAAAATATTTCTGATAATGCTCATTTTCTTCTGCGGGGATGTCCGGCGTTTGTATTCCCAGATAATAAATGCCCGAAGTCAGCGGATCACCCTGATAAGAGAGCGGCAAGGAGAAAACCTCACGCTGGTTGCTTGAAAGCGTCAATTGATGCGTCGTCACCTCTCTGACCTCAGGTAAAAATATTTCCCGGTAACGATAGTTATCCGGATGCAGCAATATGATCAAATCTTCCACGCTAATCGGCGCAATCTCAAAGGATAAAGAATTGATATTGGTCGCCTGCAAAATCAACTCTGGTGCAGACGCAGGGATAAACATCAAGTTGTCAGTGGGATAACCGCTGGCCATGTTTAGCGAGGGTGCTGCAGGCGGAGTGGTAAAGGTGGTTTCGAATGCTTCTGCCAGTTCTCCACCCCAAATATCCTTTAATTTTGGATCCAATCTCAAAGTATATGTGGTTTCATAGCGAAAATAACCGTAAATCAGAAGTGTTCTTTCTCCCGATGCCACAAAAAATCGCGCCCCGGCAACCTCTGGAGTGAGCTGAATATTTTCATCCAACGCCCGATCGTCTAAGGGAGCTGAAAAATCAATCTCGTATGCGCCAAAGCCGGCATAATACGATTCAAACTTCGGAGCAACACTGGTATTGACACCAAAGTCTGAATACGTGTGCCGGGGCGTATTGATCTCCACCAAGATGGGCAATCCACCAGCAGATTGTGCCTCCGACTTCAAGCGTATGATATACGTTGAATCCCTGTCAAGCAGACTGCCAGGCGTAAATACCAGGTGACGGTCATTCGACTCCCACTCAAACTTTCCCGCAACCTTTGTACCGCGTGCATCCGTCAGACTGAAATTTTCTTCCACGCTTTGGGTATTCATGCGCATGTTAAAGAGAATTTCCACCGGACCATCCAAGCTGAGAAGTTCACCCGGCATGGGTAAAACCTTTTCAATCTCGGGCTGTTTGGTCGAAAAGTGATATTCAAACGCCTGATTTGACGACATTGTTGCCCCAGAAGTCGCTGTCAGGTTTCTATTCAATGCTATCGTGTAGGTTGTACCGCCGCTCATACCCGGCTCAGGTGTAAATACATAAGTGCTGGTGTTCAACCAGGTACCTTTGCCAGGTACCTCTGGCGAGAGTGAGAAGCCCGGCTCAGCACTGGATTCCTCTCCTAAATGAACCACCGGCTGATTGAAAGCAACAAAAATCACGCTTTCTGGGTCGACATCCTGCGTGCCGTTCACTGGCATCACCTGTATCGTTTGAAGATGATCAGCGACCTGAAAATTCAATTCAACCGGGTCGGACAAATTCTTTTGATTGGCAGCCTGGGCGGTGGTGTCAATAGCCAATGTTAGATGACTGCCAGCCTCCAATTTTTGATCAGGATAAAATGTCACCGTGCGAGAATCTTCCCACTCAAAACGTCCGCTGATGCGCGGCTCGAAATGAAACGCGGCTTCTACAGCGCTGTAATCCATCGCCTGGTTAAAATAAAGCGTAATTGACTCATTTAAGCCAATCACACTGGAAGGAAATGGTCTGACCTCAACCAGTGCAGGCGGTAAATCAGTGCGCGGTTCGCGGGTGGGCGTTGGGGTAAACTGTACCCCCGGCTCTTTCATGACTTGTGTGGCAACCTCAGGTTGTGACTGCCAGGGCGAACGGCATCCCGACACCAGGCACAAAATGATAAAGATTATCAAAATAATCTGGATCCGTTGATAGATTTTCTGTGGCATATTTCGCCTCCCCACAAATCGCTCCTTGCTCTTTCCCGGAAATTTTCATTCCAGTGAAAATTAAATGAAACCAACCATCCGATAAGATGGCGACAAAATGCATGCTCAATCACAATTATATTGCAAAATGAATCGATTATTACGATTGGACAGGAAAAAGTTCGCTCAATCCCAGTTCAGAACCTGCAGTACCTCTGTAAAAGGGATCGTAAAATCCTGAATCACTGCATCAGCCTGGTCCAACTCTTCTGGGGGGTGAGTTGTTGCCACTGCTATGCAGGACATCCCTGCTTCATGAGCCCCTTGAACGCCAGCGATTGCATCCTCAATCACCAGGCAATCTTGTGGAAAAACCCCCAACACATCTGCAGCACGCAGAAAGACATCTGGACGTGGTTTGGCAGGCAAATCGGTTCCAGAAATTATTGCATCAAAACAGCCGTCCAGGTTCATGATTGCCAGCATGGTATTGATATTTTCATGCGGCGCCGAAGAAGCGATCGCCTGGCGGTAATTTAATTCGCGGGCGTCTTTCAGCCAGGTCATCACACCGGGAACGAGCGTGATCCAATTTGCAGCAATTTGTCGAAATAAACTTTCTTTTTCTTCAACAATGTTCATCATCAAGTCATCATCAGGGAAAAAACCCAGCAAAGCCGGTAACAGGCTGGTATTATTCCGTCCGAAATTTTCGGCATACGCTCGCCGATCAAACTCAAAACCATACTTGTTCAGCACGCTTTCCCATGTATGTGCATGACAGGCATTCGTATCAACGATGGTTCCATCCAGGTCCCATAAAATGGCGCGGTGTATTGTGTTCATGGTGAAACTCCCAGTCATTAATAGCCTGATTATACTCCTTGTGAATCTGACCTTCAGTACAAACCAGCGGTACGAGCCGGCTGGACAAAATCGATACAAACGATTTCCTTTATGGTATACTTTTCAAAATTCAAATTGAAAGAAGAATCCGATGAAAGAAGCGTTAAGTATCAGTATTGGTTCATCGATACGCAATAAAACCGTGATTGTTAACCTCCTGGGAGAAGAAGTGCGTATCAGTCGCATCGCAACTGACGGTGACATGAACGCCGCTCGCGAGAAATTTCGCGAATTAGATGGCCAGGTCGATGCCTTTGGCGTGGGCGGCACTGATTTAGGTCTTTTTTATGCCGACAGGTGGTATCCCCTCTATTCGGTGCTTCCGATCATTCAGGATGTTCAAATCACCCCGGTAGTGGATGGATGCGGGTTGAAAAACACCCTGGAAAACCGTTGCGCCAGCATTTTAGATGCCGAAATTGGCGGCTATCTCGACCAGATCGGACGCTCAGTCCTGGTGATGACCGGTGTGGACCGCTATGGTCTGTTACGCTCATTTGTCGATGCGGGTTACCAGTACACGCTTGGTGATGTGCTCTTTTCTCTGGGTTTACCCTTTCCTGTAAGGAGTGAACGCATACTCAAGCGCATCCTGGCCGTGCTGATCCCACTGGTCGCCCGTTTGCCCTTTGAGTGGGTCTACCCCACCGGTGAGAAACAAAATCAGCGAAAACCAAAATACACCTGGGTATTTCAGCAATCCAGCGTCATTGCCGGTGACTGCAAATACATCACCCGCTATATGCCAGACGATCTCGAAGGCAAGGTCATTGTCACCAATACCACCACCCCTGCAGATGTGGAGTTATTTACGAAAGCAGGCGTTAAATACCTGATGACCACCACGCCTGTTTACGAAGGACGCTCGTTTGGCACCAATATGATGGAAGCAGCCCTGCTGGCCGTCAGCGGTTATAAACAAAAAGTCGATCTCTATCATCATCAACCGTATTTCAAGATGCTCGAAGGTTTGGTCAATACAGCGGGTTTACAACCGGAATTGCGGGTTTTAAATTGATCACGCTCGATGCTGTTATCCTTGCCGGGGGCACGCTGAGCAGCGACGACCCGCTTTACCCTGAAAGCGTCCGTGGTTCGCGCAGTTTGATCGACATCCACGGCAAACCGATGGTTCAATGGGTCATCGATGCACTGGATGAGGCCTCTTCTGTAGCTGAGCTTTACGTGATCGGGCTGCCTGCGGATTGCGGATTGCATGCAGTCAAACCCTTACATTTCCTGGATGACCAGGGTGACATGGTGGATAATATCCGCTACGGCGTCACCCAAACATACATCGATCACCCCCAGCGTTCAAAAGCCCTGATTGCATCGGCAGATATCCCTGCTATTAAACCCCACATGGTTGAGTGGTTGGCCAACCAGGTGGCGGAAGACCCGTCCCGGGTGTTGTATTACAACGTCATCTCTCAGCAGGTCATGGAAGCAAGTTTCCCAAATTCCAGCCGCACCTATATTCCTTTTAAGGATGTATCGGTTTGTGGCGGTGATCTGAACGTCGTCGACAAAAATATTTTCGCCTCCGAACGACCCGTCTGGCAGAAGCTGACCGACGCCAGAAAGCGCCCGCTTAAACAGGCTGGATTAATCGGGTTTACTACCTTGCTGCTGGTTGCCACGCGCCTGATCACCCTGGAGGGAGCTGTTAAACGGGTAGTTAAACGACTCGACCTGGATGCTAGGGCTCTTCTCAATCCGTATGCTGAAATTGGCATGGATGCTGATAAACCCCACCAACTGGCTATTTTGCGAGACTATTTGCAGGAGAGTCTGTGAAACATTGGAAGCGTCAGCTACTTAAGCTTGATTCTAAAATTTCCAAATCTTTACATATCAATGAACAACAAAAATCCCTTGTTCTTGTTTTAAAAATTTTTGCTCATTCCGGGGATTCCTGGCTGTGGCTGGCTGCTCTGGTAATTGCCTGGATTTTTAGCGCGGATGAATGGCGCCAGCGGCTGTTCTTCATTGCCTTTGGTCTGGTGATTATGGCTGCGATCGTCGTCCTGCTCAAATTCACCATTCGCCGTCCCCGCCCGGAAGGCGAATGGGGGCAAATTTATCGCATCACTGATCCGCATTCCTTTCCCAGCGGACATGCAGCACGCTCAGCAACCTTGGCGGTGCTGGCGATTGCCTTCGGGCCGCCATGGTTTGCCATTTTGGTGGTGCTATGGGCGCCCTGGGTTGGCATTTCGCGTGTTGCCCTGGGGGTACACTATTTTTTAGATGTGGTCGCCGGTTGGGTGATTGGCGTGATCATGGGCATCCTTGCCATTGCCTTGCAACCCCTGGCCATGCAGATTTTTCAATTCATACCCTGATCCCGTATTTATTCCAGGGTCTTTATCATATAGTTTTCCCCC from Brevefilum fermentans encodes:
- a CDS encoding HAD family hydrolase, which produces MNTIHRAILWDLDGTIVDTNACHAHTWESVLNKYGFEFDRRAYAENFGRNNTSLLPALLGFFPDDDLMMNIVEEKESLFRQIAANWITLVPGVMTWLKDARELNYRQAIASSAPHENINTMLAIMNLDGCFDAIISGTDLPAKPRPDVFLRAADVLGVFPQDCLVIEDAIAGVQGAHEAGMSCIAVATTHPPEELDQADAVIQDFTIPFTEVLQVLNWD
- a CDS encoding phosphatase PAP2 family protein encodes the protein MKHWKRQLLKLDSKISKSLHINEQQKSLVLVLKIFAHSGDSWLWLAALVIAWIFSADEWRQRLFFIAFGLVIMAAIVVLLKFTIRRPRPEGEWGQIYRITDPHSFPSGHAARSATLAVLAIAFGPPWFAILVVLWAPWVGISRVALGVHYFLDVVAGWVIGVIMGILAIALQPLAMQIFQFIP
- a CDS encoding nucleotidyltransferase family protein — its product is MITLDAVILAGGTLSSDDPLYPESVRGSRSLIDIHGKPMVQWVIDALDEASSVAELYVIGLPADCGLHAVKPLHFLDDQGDMVDNIRYGVTQTYIDHPQRSKALIASADIPAIKPHMVEWLANQVAEDPSRVLYYNVISQQVMEASFPNSSRTYIPFKDVSVCGGDLNVVDKNIFASERPVWQKLTDARKRPLKQAGLIGFTTLLLVATRLITLEGAVKRVVKRLDLDARALLNPYAEIGMDADKPHQLAILRDYLQESL
- a CDS encoding quinate 5-dehydrogenase; its protein translation is MKEALSISIGSSIRNKTVIVNLLGEEVRISRIATDGDMNAAREKFRELDGQVDAFGVGGTDLGLFYADRWYPLYSVLPIIQDVQITPVVDGCGLKNTLENRCASILDAEIGGYLDQIGRSVLVMTGVDRYGLLRSFVDAGYQYTLGDVLFSLGLPFPVRSERILKRILAVLIPLVARLPFEWVYPTGEKQNQRKPKYTWVFQQSSVIAGDCKYITRYMPDDLEGKVIVTNTTTPADVELFTKAGVKYLMTTTPVYEGRSFGTNMMEAALLAVSGYKQKVDLYHHQPYFKMLEGLVNTAGLQPELRVLN